In Candidatus Taylorbacteria bacterium, the DNA window ATTCATGCCTTGAATTCCAGCGCATGGTCCGATTCCTACGCTTGTTCCGTAGAAGTAAAGCTGTCCAGTTTTCCTCAAGCGAAAGCGAGGGTATGGAAGTCTCTTAAAACGTGATAGGTGATGTCGAGGCCAAGCTGGAATTTCCGGCCTCAATTCCTCGATTGAGCGTCTCTGCATTTGAACAATACAGGCCATATGCGTCCTTGGTTGAAGGTTTAAAAAGAACAAAAAAACCAGCTTTCGAAGAAAGCTGGTTTTTGAATTCGATTTTAATTTTTAGTTTAAAATGCTAACACAAAAACGAGCTTTCTTCGCAAAGTCTGCATCATGGACATCATTTCGTTCGACTTATTCTGCATAGGTGAGGAAAGTATATCAAAACGAATAAAATATGTAAAATGATAAAGAATTTCCATAACTCTGCTAAAGTTGCTAAAATGAAACTATGTATTCAATGCGAAGCTTAATTTATGATGTGTGGTCTTATACGAGGCCTTACAAAAAAGCTTTCTGGACGGCGACTTTTTTGCGCTTTTTTGCCGATCTCGCATGGCTTTATCCTCCCTATGCTCTTGCGGTTATTGTAAACTTTTTTGCAAATAATGCGTCGGGAGCATCCCTCGCGCCTCTTTATTGGGCTTTTTCTCTCACTTTTCTTGTGGCGGTTGTTCGGTATTCGGCAGTGTATTATTCAAGATCGATAATGTATAAAGCTTCTGAAAAAATTGTTTTGGACGCTCAACACAAATTAATTCGTCATGTAATGCTTCTTGATATGCATTGGCAGGAGAAGGAGAGCTCGGGAAGCAAATTCAAGCGGATTGAGAGGGGAGCGGAGAGTATTAACAAGATTTTGAGGATTTGGATAAACAATATTATTGAAATTACAATCAACCTTGTTGGAATAATATTGATTATTCTGCACTTCGATTTCGGTATTGGAGTAACCGTTTCATTCTTTCTTATATCCTATTATATTTTTGCGCATTTTTATCGCACTAGAGGAGTAAGAGCGGCTGATATTGTAAATGCGAAAGAAGAATATAGAAGCGGAATACTTTTTGAATCCATCAGCAATATTCGAAGCGTAAAAGTCATGTCCATGGCGGACACAATTTTAAATAAGCTTTCTGTAAACGCTCTCGATTTGTTCGGAACAATTAAAAGACGTATTTTTTGGTTCCAAGCAGGCAATTCACTCAGAAATTTTTACGCGCAGCTTTTTAGAATTGGCGTTATGATTTTTATAGTATGGGGGGTACTTCGCGGAAAATATGAAATTGGTTTTCTTATACTGTTTACTGGTTATTTTGGAACTGTTTGGCAGTCAATGAGTGAATTTACGGACGTATCAGAAGATTTTGCTGTTGCCAAGAATTCAATATTTAGAATGCAAACAATTCTTAACACTCCGATAGTAATTGATAGTGAAGAAGGAAAAATCAGTTTTCCAACTGATTGGAAAGCGATCGAAATAAAAAATGTATCTTTCTCGTATCAAAACAAACTTGTTTTGGATGGAATCTCATTTGTCGTAAAGAGGGGGCAGAAAGTCGGAATCGTGGGATTGTCGGGCGCTGGAAAGTCGACTCTTTTTAAACTACTGCTTAAGGAACACGAATCATATACGGGTGAAATTCTTTTCGATGGGGGGTTGCTCAAGAATATAAGCAAAAAAGATTATTTTAATCATCTTGCTGTTGTTCTCCAGGATACAGAACTTTTTAACTCGTCGCTCCGAGAGAATATTACCATCTCGAATCAGAAAGAAGAAAAAAATCAGAAATTGCTTGAAAACGCCATAACTACTGCGCACGTCGGGGATTTCATTCCAAAGTTGCCAGAGGGAATCGAGTCGATAATTGGCGAAAAGGGGGTAAAACTGTCAGGAGGAGAAAAGCAAAGGGTAGGTATTGCCAGGGCAATATTTAAAAATCCACAAATTCTGCTTCTTGATGAGGCAACGTCTCATCTGGATATTGAATCAGAGGAAAAAATCAAAGATTCACTGCACACATTTTTCAGCAATGTGACAGCTATCGTAATTGCTCATCGGCTCACCACAATAAAGGAGATGGATGAGATTATTGTTATTGAAAATGGAAAGATTATTGAATCTGGGAATTTCAAGAAACTTTTCAAAGCAAAAGGTAGATTTTTTGAACTGTGGGAAAAACAAAAGCTTTAATTTTGCTAAAGATTTTTATCTATAAAAATCTTCAGCTCTTTTGGAGACTTTATTCGCACTAAGTTCTTAGGAGGATACTTAGTCAGAGCATTTTCGATAAGTTGAACAACTCCGCCTTGCCAAATTTCAAATAAATTTTTAATTTGCAGAGAATCTTCACATCCTTCCGGCAACTCATCTCGCTTGTTTTTTCTATGTTTGATCCACCTCTTAATATTGTGAAATACTGCTCTCAAATTTGTATAGTTAAGATAAATAACTAAATCTGCCAACTCCAACATCTCTTTCGGTGCGTAATTGATATAACCATCAACAATCCACGAATTTTGATTCTGGAGTAAGTCTTTTATTTTATTTTCCGCTTCCGCTCTATCTTTTAGAGTCCAATTTTCTCCCCAAATATATGTATCGATATGGATAGCAGGTAAAGAAAGTTTTTCTCCAAGAGTTCTTGCCAGAGAAGTCTTTCCAGAACCGTTTGGACCAATTATGGATATTTTCCTAAAATTTTTCAGCATGTTTTGTGGGCGGTAGAGGAGTCGAACCTCTGACATCGTCAACGTCAATGACGCGCTCTACCAACTGAGCTAACCGCCCGAGGTGTTAATGTACCAGAAATTTTTTTTAATTTCCAGTTCTTTCTATCTTACTAATCTCCTAAACTCCCAACCTAATGTTTACTCGTATCTTAGCGCTTCCATCGGGCTTTTCTTGGACGCCGAACGGGCGGGGTAGAGTCCGAAGACGAGACCAATCAATGTCGAGACACCAAATCCCAGTGCCGCTCCTCCCCATGGGAATACAAATTGCCAGTTGATATGGAGACCTGCGGATAAGGCTATTGCGATTACAAACGCGAGAAGCGCTCCTAATATTATTCCTACCAACCCGCCGATTGCAGTTAAGAGAACTGCCTCAAGGAGAAACTGCGAGAGAATGTCACGGTTGGTCGCTCCAAGCGCTTTGCGAAGTCCGATTTCTCGAGTGCGCTCGGTTACGGCGACAAGCATGATATTCATAATTCCCACGCCTCCCACAAAAAGGGCAATCGAAGCCACAGCAACCAGAAACCAGGTGAGAGCAGAAGTAATAGTTGAGAGCCTCTTCGCGAGGTCCTGCTGTGTTTGGACAAAAAAGTCGTCTTTGGCGGGGTCCGTAATGTCATGCGATTCACGCAACGTCAAGACGACGTCGTGAGCGACAATGTCAACATCCTCGTCCGCATTTGCTTCAACAATAATTCGGTTGAAATACTTGATTCCGAGAAGATAATATTGCGCGGTGGTATAGGGCATAAGAGCCATATCGTCAAAATTAAAGAGCGACCCTCCGCCAGTAGGCGGGAGAACCGCAACGACCTGAAAATTTCTGCCCTTGATTTTTATTTTTTTTCCGACGGGGTCTTCCGCGTCAAAGAGATGGTCCGCTATTTTGCTTCCAATAACCACCACATCTGCGCGGCCCAAAACATCGTCCTGACTGAAGAAAGCTCCACCTACAGGATGCAGGTCAAACATTCCCGCCATAAGCTCTGTTGCTCCGAAAATGTTCACCTGATACGTGTTGGACCCGTAGGAAGCCGAGTCCGCGCCAAAGACTACCGGCATCACATCTTTGATTCCGGGAGCATTCGTTTTATTTTTTAGATAGGTGACATCGCGTGGCTTTAGTGAGTCGCTATAAAGCGAGCTTACATCCGACGGGCCGGAGGGTTCACGCCCGGGGATGATGGCAATAGTTTGGGTGCCGAGACCCTGCACCTGGTCGAGAATAAGGGTCTGCGCGCCTTTTCCGAGCGCCACGACAAGAATAATGGCAGTGATGCCGATTACGATTCCCAAAATGGTGAGAAGCGAGCGCGACCGGTTTGTGGACAAACCTCTTAATGAAGTTTTAAAAATGTGTTTGTAGGTCATAAAAATAAGTTGAAAGTGGAACCCGCCCGAACGTGCCCCGCCCGGATGCCAGCCCGACCCGTCCGACCGAATCATCCGGGCGGAACGATTCATTCTGGCGGGGACATCCGTTCGGACGGGGGCACGGGCGGGAGTGAAAAAAAGAAAAAAGAGAACTGACTTTTTTTATTATTTCACGAAGCTGGCTTCAGCTCTCAAACGGTTTACGACTTCTTTGTCGCTCTCGATTTCTCCGTCCAGAATATGGATGATACGCTCAGCATGGCTCGCGGTCGCAGTCTCGTGGGTAATTAAAATAATAGTATGGCCTTTTTCATCATGGAGTTTTTGCAATATTTGCATCACCTGCGCTCCTGATTTGGAATCCAAGTTACCGGTGGGCTCATCAGCGAAGATGACGTCGGGCTTGGTTACAAGCGCTCTTGCAATCGCCACCCTCTGTTTCTCGCCTCCCGAAAGTTCCCCGGGCTCATGTTTTTCTCGATGGCTAAGACCCACAGATTGTAAAGCTTCTCGAGCAAGCCCGTTCCACTCCGACTCTTCTACCCCAGAATAGAGGAGAGGCAATTTTACGTTCTCCAGCACGCTGGTTCTTGCTAAGAGATTGAATGCCTGAAAGACAAAACCGATACGGTCATTTCTCATTTTTGCAGTTTGTACCTCGGTATATGAATTGATGTTTTTTCCATCGAAAATGTATTCACCGCCTGATAGATCGTCAAGTAATCCTAAAATATGAAGCAGGGTAGATTTGCCCGAACCGGAAGGTCCCATGATGGTTACGAATTCTCCTTTTTCTATGGTAAGCGAAATACCACGAAGAACAGTGGTCTCCGTTTCGCCATCTTTGTAGATTTTCGTAATATTTTTTGCCTCGATTAGTGCAGACATGAAAAGGTAAGCTAGACAGTCAGAGATTTTCTAACATACTAATATACTAACTTACTAATATACTCCTTATTATTTCTTCCTGTCAAAAAATACTATTTTGTCTCCCTCATTTAACCCCGAGATAACCTCGACATATCCGTCGGTGCCTCGGAGTCCAAGCACCACAGGTACTTCTTCGACAGAATTATTTTCACGAACAATTTTCACCGATTTTTCGTTGTCTTTTTGCGTTACGGCTCTTTGCGGAATACGGAGCACGTTTTCTCTCGTTCCGGTTTGGATATCGATATTTGCCGTCATGCCGGACTTTATCCGTTCGTCGCTTTTATCAAAAAAGAACGTGACTTTATAGGTTGCGACGCCCTCAATGATTGTCTCTCCGGGGTCGATAAGCGTTACTTTTGCGGGAAAATCCTCGCTTTGCCCGTAGGCGTCCAGCGTAACCTTCGCGCTCTTGCCGAGAGCAACCTTTGAGATATCCGACTCGGGCACAAAGGCTTCGATTTCAAACGATCCTCCAGAAATAAGCCGAACAAGAGGGGAACTTGGGGTTGCTAATTCTCCGATTTTTGCGTCGAGTGAAGTCACCGTTCCCGAAAAAGGAGCGATAATCATCGTCTCGTTTAGGTTTGATTGAATAGATTGAATAGACGACTCCGCTTTTGAAAGAGCGAGCGCCTTCAGACGAAGCTCATCGGGAGTTACCGCTGACTCTGCGGAGGCCGAAGACTGGCTCGCTGACTCGATATTTGATTTGACTGTCAATACGGTTGTGCGGGCGGTGGAAACATCTGTTTTGTACCCGCTGTAGAGGGAGGCCTCGGCGGAAGACTGATTGCTTGAGCTTATAAGAACCAAAGAAAGATCCTGAAGAAGGACTTCGACAGAGTCGATTGTGTTTTTCGCGACGGCTTCACTTTTAATTAAATCGATGCCCTCTGATTTGAGAGAGGTTCTCCAATCCTTAAGAAGATTGTTCACATCGTCTTTTTCATTGTTTATCCTAATTTTTTGGCTTGGGTAGCCTGATATCGCATAGGTCGTATTTCCTTCAGATATTTGAATTCCAAACTGCGGACTCTTTCTTGGATTATCAAAAAATTGGTCAACATACGTTGATATGGCGCTGTCAACTTTTGAAAGTCCGTCCTCCAGGCTTTGTCTTAAATTAGCTTCCGCATTGATGATGGCTGTTTCGTCGCTCGACGTGTTTTTTCCCGACGTATCGTATTTTGCTTCGCTTGCGCGGACAAGCTGGTCGTACTCGATTTTGCGGGTCTCTAAATCGGCTTTTGCCTGGGAAAGAGACGCTCTCACGTCCCCATTTTCAATTGAAACCAGGACCGAGCCCTGCGAAACTCGGTTGCCGACTTTAGTATTCACGACAACAATTTTTCCGGATTTGGAAAGCGAAAGTTCCGCTTCTCTCACAGGCACAACCTTGCCGGTAACGCTTACCTCCTCGGCGATGTTTCCTCTTTCTACAAGTCCCAGTTCATAAGAGGCCAAGGGGTTGCGGTTTCGAGTGAATCCATAGACGGCAATCGCGATAATTGCTATTACAATGATAACGATTGTCCACCGCCCTTTTTTTGACCCCCAGATATTTTTAAGTTTTTCAATCATCTGATTATTATGATTAGCTTTCAGTATGAATGTTTTAACATGTCTGTCCCGAAAAGTCAATCAACCCTGATTTCAAATTGGGAAACGTGGGGAGTAGTGGTCTCTCGAGCAAACAAAAAAACATGGCGCAGTTTCTTGCAACATAAACTACGAACAGGCTCCTAAAAAACGATTGCACTTTCAAATCGAATACGAGCTCGTGACTCTTACATTGCTGGCGTTCCGGTAGATGTGGCCGAAATGTCGCAGTTCTTGCAGGTCTTCTTGTGCGTGGCGACGAGGTAAATCGCCGAGAGTCCCACAAGGACATAGACGACTCTTGACACCATCGCGCCCAGGAAGGAGCCGATGCCCCAATCGAAAAGACCGATGAGAAGCCAGTTCAACCCTCCGATAACCAAAAGAACGAACGCTATTCCATGTAATGCTTTCATATAATTATTCATTAATTAATAATAATTTCTTGCTTTAAGTATATCAGAAAAAGGAAACTTAGTCACACAGTCGAATGTAACCTGAAACATGTCCTAAACCCGTTCGGGTCAGACTAGGCTTGCGTCTGAAGTATAGAATCCAGAGAGTCGCTTCAGACGCTAAATTATGGCTGGCTGACAATAAACCCCCTTGTTATCGGTCCGAAGAATCCTACGGGAGGCGTGATGCCATGAGCCAGCTGGAACCTAGAAAGCGCGGTTCGGGTCAGCATGCCGAAGAAAGTGGTCTCATTGCCTGGAGAACCTGCGCCCACAAGAGCAAGCGTGAATCCTTTGGAATTTAAGTATTGCTGAAGGAGTTTTACATCGCTTCCCACTGATCCCGAACCAAGATTACGGGTGAAGGAAAGCGGGGTGAGAACAGGTGGGAGTCCTATTCCCGGAGTAATCTCCACAACTGGAGCAATTCCCGAAGTATTTGGACTACACATGTATCCTGAAGGATTGGCAGGAAATGGAATCAGGGTATATCCCGAGGCGCAGACTGGAAGAGCAGATGATGGTGAAGGTAATTGAGAAATGAAGTTAGCACTGCGACCGCCACTTGAGCTTCTCCTTCTTGAGGGGGTGGGAGTGGGGACAGGTACTTCTGGGATTGCGCTGAAGGAAGCGAAATTTTTAAATGCAGAATTACCTCCGACGGTGGTAAAATCTCCACCTGCATAGAGTGTGGCTCCATCTCCTGAAAGAGCGAGGGCATATACAGTACTGCTCATATTCGGATTAAAAGTTGATATAGCAGAGCCATTCGAGGTGTTTATAGCCGCTAGACGATTGTAGGGTGCTCCTCCAACGGTGGTGAAGGTGCCACCGGCGTAAAGAGTTGCTCCATCTCCCGAAAGAGCGAGGACCCAAAGAAAATTGTTAATATCCGGATTAATAAAAGTTGATATAGCAGAACCATCCGCGGTGTTTATAGCTGCCAGATTGTTGTAGGGTGCTCCTCCAACGGTGGTGAAAATGCCACCAGCGTAGAGTTTTGTTCCATCTCCCGAAAGAGCAAGGGCTAAAACAAAACCGTTCATATTCGGATTGAAAGATGTAGCTATTCCATCCGAGGTGTTGATAGCCACCAGACGATTGTAGGGTGCTCCTCCGACTGTGGTGAAACCGCCACCGGCGTAGAGTTTTGTTCCATCTCCCGAAAGAGCGAGGGCTCTTACTGCACTGCCCATATTCGGATTGAAAGATGTAGCTATTCCATCCGCGGTGTTTATGGCTACTAGAAAATTGTAGGGTGCTCCTCCGACTGTGGTGAAATCGCCACCGGTGTAGAGTTTCGTTCCATCCGGAGAAAGAGCGAGGGCTCTTACAGTGCTACTCATATTTGGATTGAAGGTTGATATAGCAGAGCCATTCGAGGTGTTGATAGCTGACAGACGATTGTAGGGTGCTCCTCCGACGGTGAGGAAATCTCCACCGGCATAGAGTGTGGCTCCGTCTTCCGAAAGAGCGAGGGCTAGAACAGTACTGCCCATATTTGGATTGAAATTTGGGTCAACAGTGCCATCGGGTAAAATATGCGCCAGATTATTGCGAGCGATATCTCCGAAGATGGTGAAACCGCCACCAGCGTAGAGAGTTCCTCCATCCGAAGAAAGAGCGAGGGTGCCTACATACTGGTTCATATTCGGATTAAAGGTTGATATAGCAGAGCCATTCGAGGTGTTGATAGCCACCAGACGATTGTGGGGTAGTCCTCCAACGGTGGTGAAAAAGCCACCAGTGTAGAGTGTAGCTCCATCCGGAGAAAGAGCGAGGGCTGAAACGCTACCACCCATATCAGGATTGAAAGTTGATATAGCTATTCCATCCGCGGTGTTTATAGCCACCAGACGATTGTAGGGTGTGCCTCCGACGGTAGTAAAATCTCCACCGGCATAGAGTGTGGCTCCGTCTCCCGAAAGAGCGAGGACAGACACACCAAAAAACGTACCGCCCATGTTCGGATTAAAGGTTGATATAGCAGAGCCATTCGAGGTGTTGATGGCAGCTAGACTATTGTAGGGTGCTCCTCCAACGGTGGTGAAGGTGCCACCGGCGTAAAGCGTTCCTCCGTCCGGAGAAAGAGCGAGGGCAGACACACCAAAAAACGCACTGCCCATGTTCGGATTAAAAGTTGTTATGGCTGTGCCATCTGAGGTGTTGATAGCTGCCAGGCGATTGTAGGGTGCTCCTCCAACGGTGGTA includes these proteins:
- a CDS encoding ABC transporter ATP-binding protein — protein: MYSMRSLIYDVWSYTRPYKKAFWTATFLRFFADLAWLYPPYALAVIVNFFANNASGASLAPLYWAFSLTFLVAVVRYSAVYYSRSIMYKASEKIVLDAQHKLIRHVMLLDMHWQEKESSGSKFKRIERGAESINKILRIWINNIIEITINLVGIILIILHFDFGIGVTVSFFLISYYIFAHFYRTRGVRAADIVNAKEEYRSGILFESISNIRSVKVMSMADTILNKLSVNALDLFGTIKRRIFWFQAGNSLRNFYAQLFRIGVMIFIVWGVLRGKYEIGFLILFTGYFGTVWQSMSEFTDVSEDFAVAKNSIFRMQTILNTPIVIDSEEGKISFPTDWKAIEIKNVSFSYQNKLVLDGISFVVKRGQKVGIVGLSGAGKSTLFKLLLKEHESYTGEILFDGGLLKNISKKDYFNHLAVVLQDTELFNSSLRENITISNQKEEKNQKLLENAITTAHVGDFIPKLPEGIESIIGEKGVKLSGGEKQRVGIARAIFKNPQILLLDEATSHLDIESEEKIKDSLHTFFSNVTAIVIAHRLTTIKEMDEIIVIENGKIIESGNFKKLFKAKGRFFELWEKQKL
- a CDS encoding ABC transporter permease, whose product is MTYKHIFKTSLRGLSTNRSRSLLTILGIVIGITAIILVVALGKGAQTLILDQVQGLGTQTIAIIPGREPSGPSDVSSLYSDSLKPRDVTYLKNKTNAPGIKDVMPVVFGADSASYGSNTYQVNIFGATELMAGMFDLHPVGGAFFSQDDVLGRADVVVIGSKIADHLFDAEDPVGKKIKIKGRNFQVVAVLPPTGGGSLFNFDDMALMPYTTAQYYLLGIKYFNRIIVEANADEDVDIVAHDVVLTLRESHDITDPAKDDFFVQTQQDLAKRLSTITSALTWFLVAVASIALFVGGVGIMNIMLVAVTERTREIGLRKALGATNRDILSQFLLEAVLLTAIGGLVGIILGALLAFVIAIALSAGLHINWQFVFPWGGAALGFGVSTLIGLVFGLYPARSASKKSPMEALRYE
- a CDS encoding ABC transporter ATP-binding protein, whose translation is MSALIEAKNITKIYKDGETETTVLRGISLTIEKGEFVTIMGPSGSGKSTLLHILGLLDDLSGGEYIFDGKNINSYTEVQTAKMRNDRIGFVFQAFNLLARTSVLENVKLPLLYSGVEESEWNGLAREALQSVGLSHREKHEPGELSGGEKQRVAIARALVTKPDVIFADEPTGNLDSKSGAQVMQILQKLHDEKGHTIILITHETATASHAERIIHILDGEIESDKEVVNRLRAEASFVK
- a CDS encoding efflux RND transporter periplasmic adaptor subunit, producing MIEKLKNIWGSKKGRWTIVIIVIAIIAIAVYGFTRNRNPLASYELGLVERGNIAEEVSVTGKVVPVREAELSLSKSGKIVVVNTKVGNRVSQGSVLVSIENGDVRASLSQAKADLETRKIEYDQLVRASEAKYDTSGKNTSSDETAIINAEANLRQSLEDGLSKVDSAISTYVDQFFDNPRKSPQFGIQISEGNTTYAISGYPSQKIRINNEKDDVNNLLKDWRTSLKSEGIDLIKSEAVAKNTIDSVEVLLQDLSLVLISSSNQSSAEASLYSGYKTDVSTARTTVLTVKSNIESASQSSASAESAVTPDELRLKALALSKAESSIQSIQSNLNETMIIAPFSGTVTSLDAKIGELATPSSPLVRLISGGSFEIEAFVPESDISKVALGKSAKVTLDAYGQSEDFPAKVTLIDPGETIIEGVATYKVTFFFDKSDERIKSGMTANIDIQTGTRENVLRIPQRAVTQKDNEKSVKIVRENNSVEEVPVVLGLRGTDGYVEVISGLNEGDKIVFFDRKK
- a CDS encoding DUF378 domain-containing protein, which translates into the protein MKALHGIAFVLLVIGGLNWLLIGLFDWGIGSFLGAMVSRVVYVLVGLSAIYLVATHKKTCKNCDISATSTGTPAM
- a CDS encoding peptidoglycan-binding protein produces the protein MKKYTIPTFLFACLVSVFFYSPGDARAEFSSTPDSNIPIINGVVNAVVANSSGTYIGGGFTHVGGTFVGNGVPIVTSTGLPVSTFPKANNSISAVISDRNGGWYIGGNFTQVGTETRNRLAHILSDGTVDPNFNPNMSSIVYSLALSPDGTKLYAGGLFTTVGGAPYNRLVAINTADGTAISTFNPDVNTSQVKALALSGDGTKLYVGGEFTTVGGAPYNRLAAINTSDGTAITTFNPNMGSAFFGVSALALSPDGGTLYAGGTFTTVGGAPYNSLAAINTSNGSAISTFNPNMGGTFFGVSVLALSGDGATLYAGGDFTTVGGTPYNRLVAINTADGIAISTFNPDMGGSVSALALSPDGATLYTGGFFTTVGGLPHNRLVAINTSNGSAISTFNPNMNQYVGTLALSSDGGTLYAGGGFTIFGDIARNNLAHILPDGTVDPNFNPNMGSTVLALALSEDGATLYAGGDFLTVGGAPYNRLSAINTSNGSAISTFNPNMSSTVRALALSPDGTKLYTGGDFTTVGGAPYNFLVAINTADGIATSFNPNMGSAVRALALSGDGTKLYAGGGFTTVGGAPYNRLVAINTSDGIATSFNPNMNGFVLALALSGDGTKLYAGGIFTTVGGAPYNNLAAINTADGSAISTFINPDINNFLWVLALSGDGATLYAGGTFTTVGGAPYNRLAAINTSNGSAISTFNPNMSSTVYALALSGDGATLYAGGDFTTVGGNSAFKNFASFSAIPEVPVPTPTPSRRRSSSGGRSANFISQLPSPSSALPVCASGYTLIPFPANPSGYMCSPNTSGIAPVVEITPGIGLPPVLTPLSFTRNLGSGSVGSDVKLLQQYLNSKGFTLALVGAGSPGNETTFFGMLTRTALSRFQLAHGITPPVGFFGPITRGFIVSQP